A single region of the Salvia miltiorrhiza cultivar Shanhuang (shh) chromosome 8, IMPLAD_Smil_shh, whole genome shotgun sequence genome encodes:
- the LOC130997420 gene encoding putative lysine-specific demethylase JMJ16 isoform X1: MGTWFHSKAKSAVMGTELVGPCIKDDSMEIPSIPPGFESLVPFPLKRSEDNQVGSYTSSGNAFEQQTVKTEVDFDSNDDSKAMKSVRRRVGIKYSQFDHSSGDEHESQQVQRALRHQLPKGIIRGCESCKNCQKVTAKWHPEEARRPDLDDAPVFYPSEEEFEDTLKYISSIRAKAEIYGICRIVPPPSWKPPCPLKERDIWEKSKFATRVQRIDKLQNRNTMRKILQVNHNKKRKKRRCMKSGVDNETNSEEIKVPDEFGLQEADRFGFEPGSEFTLDAFQKYADDFKFQYFHRSNNSSDAGGNGLVLQGQDWQPSVENIEGEYWRMVEKPTEEIEVLYGADLETGVFGSGFPKTAQQVSSASDIKYINSGWNLNNFPRLPGSVLSFESSDISGVLVPWLYIGMCFSSFCWHVEDHHLYSLNYMHWGAPKLWYGVPGLDALKLEAAMKKHLPDLFDEQPDLLHKLVTQLSPSILRSEGVPVYRCVQNAGEFVLTFPRAYHAGFNSGFNCAEAVNVAPVDWLPHGHNAIELYREQGRKTSISHDKLLLGAAREAVKANWEYNLLRKFTANNLRWKDVCGKDGVLSKTLKARVETERVRREFLCKSSTALKMESTFDATSERECSVCLFDLHLSAAGCHHCSPNKYACLNHAKQLCSCSWGAKFFLFRYDINELNILVEALEGKLSAVYRWARLDLGLSLSSYVSRENKQVPGVNGKLSHASQGLAVKEMSSQVTVISSKEQKGKADGAVPNPTKYIGNPKTPPNSKPPVVVLALQNMKATNSSSQKTEVSTLSLDCKKENSLQLAFRYKASSNQLPSTKENLASEKHEGNQLSCPGSNEVVLLSDDEGGEPSKEPSVEKEASDKHTVGIQKPVCPENVTSSGHCVDKPASTTTTPATVPSAMLERMKNGSSLEGVKVEDHTERETCRGTSPHSSPCFKISMPDTDSSKDVPEKGTPKCSDANVDGDHKPQQIDEEKSCNGDSKKNMELNVDPGPVDSRLTVSCNQSGSPNILDRYYRQKGPRIAKVVRRINCNVEPLDFGAVCAGKLWSDSRAIYPKGFRSRVKYIDVTDPSNMCYYVSQILDAGQSGPLFMVSVEHCPSEVYFHVSAARCWELVRDRVNQEIAKQHKLGRPNLPPLQPPGSLDGMEMFGFSSPAIVQAIQALDHNRVCSDYWRSRPLMQIPQQSQYVRSSSMKSEDDEGKKRHAGVEKILDGLLKKASSEELQTLYSITHNKNPTDEEQSLLIRLLNDAIHKHPS, translated from the exons CGGTAATGGGCACAGAACTTGTTGGACCTTGCATCAAAGACGACAGTATGGAAATTCCCTCAATCCCCCCTGGTTTTGAGTCACTTGTGCCCTTCCCGTTAAAGAGGTCAGAGGATAACCAAGTTGGCAGTTACACAAGCTCTGGTAATGCTTTTGAACAACAAACAGTGAAGACAGAGGTGGACTTTGACAGTAATGATGACTCAAAAGCTATGAAGTCTGTTAGGCGTAGGGTTGGGATAAAGTATAGCCAGTTTGATCACAGTTCCGGTGATGAACACGAATCTCAGCAG GTCCAGCGTGCATTGAGGCACCAACTCCCGAAAGGGATCATTCGTGGGTGTGAATCTTGTAAGAACTGCCAAAAG GTAACTGCAAAATGGCATCCAGAAGAAGCTCGCAGGCCTGATCTTGACGACGCTCCTGTGTTTTATCCTTCTGAAGAG gAGTTTGAGGACACCTTAAAGTACATTTCTAGTATACGTGCTAAAGCAGAAATTTATGGGATTTGCCGCATAGTACCACCTCCTTCATGGAAGCCTCCTTGTCCTCTAAAGGAGAGAGATATATGGGAGAAGTCCAAGTTTGCTACTCGAGTCCAAAGGATTGACAAGCTTCAGAATAGGAATACAATGAGAAAGATATTGCAAgttaatcataataaaaagaggaaaaagagaaGATGTATGAAAAGTGGAGTTGATAATGAAACCAATAGTGAGGAAATCAAAGTCCCAGATGAATTTGGACTACAAGAGGCTGATAGGTTTGGCTTTGAACCTGGTTCAGAATTTACCCTGGATGCATTCCAGAAATATGCCGATGATTTCAAGTTCCAGTACTTCCATAGAAGTAACAATAGTTCAGACGCAGGAGGTAATGGCTTAGTGCTTCAGGGGCAGGACTGGCAGCCTTCAGTAGAGAATATTGAGGGAGAATATTGGCGGATGGTGGAGAAACCAACTGAAGAAATTGAG GTGCTTTATGGGGCTGATCTTGAAACAGGAGTATTTGGCAGTGGATTTCCTAAAACTGCTCAGCAAGTTAGTTCAGCTTCTGATATCAAGTATATTAACTCAGGATGGAACTTAAATAACTTCCCTAGACTTCCTGGTTCTGTTCTCTCATTTGAAAGCAGTGATATATCTGGTGTTCTAGTTCCTTGGCTGTATATAGGGATGTGTTTTTCGTCGTTTTGTTGG CATGTTGAGGATCACCACTTGTATTCATTAAATTACATGCATTGGGGGGCTCCAAAGCTGTGGTATGGTGTTCCAGGGTTGGATGCCCTAAAATTGGAGGCAGCCATGAAGAAACATCTGCCTGACCTCTTTGATGAGCAGCCTGACTTGCTTCATAAGCTG GTGACTCAGCTTTCCCCCTCAATCCTAAGATCCGAGGGAGTGCCTGTTTATCGGTGTGTCCAAAATGCTGGGGAATTTGTTCTGACATTCCCTAGAGCATATCATGCTGGATTTAATTCTGGCTTTAATTGTGCTGAAGCAGTTAATGTTGCTCCTGTTGATTGGTTGCCTCATGGACATAATGCTATTGAGCTCTATCGTGAGCAAGGCCGAAAAACGTCCATTTCACATGATAAACTTTTGCTTGGTGCTGCTAGAGAAGCCGTGAAAGCAAACTGGgaatataatttattgagaAAGTTTACTGCAAATAATTTACGATGGAAGGATGTTTGTGGAAAGGATGGGGTTTTATCAAAAACGCTGAAG GCTCGTGTTGAGACAGAGAGGGTCCGGAGAGAATTCCTTTGCAAATCCTCAACGGCGCTGAAGATGGAGAGTACTTTTGATGCTACTAGTGAGAGGGAATGCAGCGTATGCCTGTTTGATTTGCATCTATCTGCTGCGGGTTGCCACCACTGCTCACCCAATAAATATGCATGCTTGAATCATGCAAAACAGTTATGTTCGTGTTCATGGGGTGCCAAATTTTTCCTTTTCCGTTATGACATCAACGAATTGAATATCTTAGTTGAAGCTCTAGAAGGAAAACTGAGTGCAGTATATCGGTGGGCAAGACTTGATCTTGGACTTTCTCTAAGTTCTTATGTCTCCAGAGAGAATAAGCAAGTACCTGGGGTCAATGGTAAATTATCACATGCCTCTCAAGGATTGGCAGTGAAAGAGATGAGTTCCCAAGTCACCGTCATATCTTCAAAAGAGCAGAAAGGGAAAGCAGATGGAGCTGTTCCGAATCCTACAAAGTACATTGGCAACCCAAAAACTCCTCCGAATTCAAAGCCACCTGTGGTGGTATTGGCTCTGCAAAATATGAAGGCGACAAACTCATCTTCTCAGAAAACTGAGGTATCCACTCTTTCTCTGGATTGCAAGAAAGAGAACTCTTTGCAGTTAGCTTTCAGATACAAGGCCTCGTCAAACCAGCTTCCATCTACAAAGGAAAACTTAGCTTCGGAGAAACATGAAGGCAATCAATTGTCATGTCCTGGCAGTAACGAAGTTGTGCTGCTCAGTGATGATGAGGGAGGTGAACCAAGCAAAGAACCTTCTGTTGAAAAGGAGGCATCCGACAAGCATACAGTAGGAATTCAGAAGCCAGTTTGCCCTGAAAATGTGACTAGTTCTGGTCATTGTGTTGACAAACCAGCCTCAACAACCACCACCCCCGCCACTGTCCCTTCTGCAATGCTTGAAAGAATGAAGAATGGTTCTAGTTTAGAGGGCGTAAAAGTTGAAGACCACACAGAACGTGAAACGTGTCGTGGTACCAGTCCGCATAGCAGCCCTTGCTTTAAAATCTCCATGCCAGATACAGATTCTAGTAAAGATGTCCCAGAAAAGGGGACTCCCAAATGCAGTGATGCCAATGTAGATGGTGACCACAAACCACAACAAATTGATGAAGAAAAATCATGTAATGGAGATAGTAAAAAGAATATGGAGTTAAATGTTGATCCAGGACCAGTTGACAGCAGGTTAACTGTGTCCTGTAATCAGTCTGGCTCCCCAAACATCTTAGATAGATATTACCGCCAGAAGGGGCCTCGTATTGCAAAGGTAGTTAGAAGAATTAATTGCAATGTCGAACCCTTGGACTTTGGGGCTGTGTGCGCTGGAAAGTTGTGGAGCGACAGTCGGGCTATTTACCCAAAGG GATTTAGGAGTCGAGTCAAGTACATAGATGTCACAGATCCATCTAACATGTGCTACTATGTCTCTCAAATTCTGGATGCTGGACAAAGTGGACCTTTATTTATG GTTTCTGTGGAGCATTGTCCTAGTGAAGTATATTTTCACGTCTCGGCTGCCAGATGCTGGGAGTTGGTCCGGGATAGAGTAAATCAGGAGATTGCAAAACAACATAAGTTGGGAAGACCAAACCTTCCCCCTTTGCAGCCTCCAGGGAGTCTCGACGGAATGGAAATGTTTGGCTTTTCTTCTCCAGCAATTGTGCAG GCAATTCAGGCTCTGGACCACAATCGCGTGTGCTCAGATTACTGGAGATCGCGGCCGCTAATGCAGATCCCTCAGCAATCTCAATATGTAAGAAGTAGCAGTATGAAGAGTGAGGATGATGAAGGCAAGAAAAGACATGCTGGTGTTGAGAAAATACTCGACGGCCTACTAAAGAAGGCGAGCTCGGAGGAACTTCAAACCTTGTACAGTATTACACATAACAAGAATCCCACTGATGAGGAGCAAAGCTTATTGATCCGGCTTCTCAACGATGCGATTCACAAGCACCCGTCATAG
- the LOC130997420 gene encoding putative lysine-specific demethylase JMJ16 isoform X2 has translation MGTELVGPCIKDDSMEIPSIPPGFESLVPFPLKRSEDNQVGSYTSSGNAFEQQTVKTEVDFDSNDDSKAMKSVRRRVGIKYSQFDHSSGDEHESQQVQRALRHQLPKGIIRGCESCKNCQKVTAKWHPEEARRPDLDDAPVFYPSEEEFEDTLKYISSIRAKAEIYGICRIVPPPSWKPPCPLKERDIWEKSKFATRVQRIDKLQNRNTMRKILQVNHNKKRKKRRCMKSGVDNETNSEEIKVPDEFGLQEADRFGFEPGSEFTLDAFQKYADDFKFQYFHRSNNSSDAGGNGLVLQGQDWQPSVENIEGEYWRMVEKPTEEIEVLYGADLETGVFGSGFPKTAQQVSSASDIKYINSGWNLNNFPRLPGSVLSFESSDISGVLVPWLYIGMCFSSFCWHVEDHHLYSLNYMHWGAPKLWYGVPGLDALKLEAAMKKHLPDLFDEQPDLLHKLVTQLSPSILRSEGVPVYRCVQNAGEFVLTFPRAYHAGFNSGFNCAEAVNVAPVDWLPHGHNAIELYREQGRKTSISHDKLLLGAAREAVKANWEYNLLRKFTANNLRWKDVCGKDGVLSKTLKARVETERVRREFLCKSSTALKMESTFDATSERECSVCLFDLHLSAAGCHHCSPNKYACLNHAKQLCSCSWGAKFFLFRYDINELNILVEALEGKLSAVYRWARLDLGLSLSSYVSRENKQVPGVNGKLSHASQGLAVKEMSSQVTVISSKEQKGKADGAVPNPTKYIGNPKTPPNSKPPVVVLALQNMKATNSSSQKTEVSTLSLDCKKENSLQLAFRYKASSNQLPSTKENLASEKHEGNQLSCPGSNEVVLLSDDEGGEPSKEPSVEKEASDKHTVGIQKPVCPENVTSSGHCVDKPASTTTTPATVPSAMLERMKNGSSLEGVKVEDHTERETCRGTSPHSSPCFKISMPDTDSSKDVPEKGTPKCSDANVDGDHKPQQIDEEKSCNGDSKKNMELNVDPGPVDSRLTVSCNQSGSPNILDRYYRQKGPRIAKVVRRINCNVEPLDFGAVCAGKLWSDSRAIYPKGFRSRVKYIDVTDPSNMCYYVSQILDAGQSGPLFMVSVEHCPSEVYFHVSAARCWELVRDRVNQEIAKQHKLGRPNLPPLQPPGSLDGMEMFGFSSPAIVQAIQALDHNRVCSDYWRSRPLMQIPQQSQYVRSSSMKSEDDEGKKRHAGVEKILDGLLKKASSEELQTLYSITHNKNPTDEEQSLLIRLLNDAIHKHPS, from the exons ATGGGCACAGAACTTGTTGGACCTTGCATCAAAGACGACAGTATGGAAATTCCCTCAATCCCCCCTGGTTTTGAGTCACTTGTGCCCTTCCCGTTAAAGAGGTCAGAGGATAACCAAGTTGGCAGTTACACAAGCTCTGGTAATGCTTTTGAACAACAAACAGTGAAGACAGAGGTGGACTTTGACAGTAATGATGACTCAAAAGCTATGAAGTCTGTTAGGCGTAGGGTTGGGATAAAGTATAGCCAGTTTGATCACAGTTCCGGTGATGAACACGAATCTCAGCAG GTCCAGCGTGCATTGAGGCACCAACTCCCGAAAGGGATCATTCGTGGGTGTGAATCTTGTAAGAACTGCCAAAAG GTAACTGCAAAATGGCATCCAGAAGAAGCTCGCAGGCCTGATCTTGACGACGCTCCTGTGTTTTATCCTTCTGAAGAG gAGTTTGAGGACACCTTAAAGTACATTTCTAGTATACGTGCTAAAGCAGAAATTTATGGGATTTGCCGCATAGTACCACCTCCTTCATGGAAGCCTCCTTGTCCTCTAAAGGAGAGAGATATATGGGAGAAGTCCAAGTTTGCTACTCGAGTCCAAAGGATTGACAAGCTTCAGAATAGGAATACAATGAGAAAGATATTGCAAgttaatcataataaaaagaggaaaaagagaaGATGTATGAAAAGTGGAGTTGATAATGAAACCAATAGTGAGGAAATCAAAGTCCCAGATGAATTTGGACTACAAGAGGCTGATAGGTTTGGCTTTGAACCTGGTTCAGAATTTACCCTGGATGCATTCCAGAAATATGCCGATGATTTCAAGTTCCAGTACTTCCATAGAAGTAACAATAGTTCAGACGCAGGAGGTAATGGCTTAGTGCTTCAGGGGCAGGACTGGCAGCCTTCAGTAGAGAATATTGAGGGAGAATATTGGCGGATGGTGGAGAAACCAACTGAAGAAATTGAG GTGCTTTATGGGGCTGATCTTGAAACAGGAGTATTTGGCAGTGGATTTCCTAAAACTGCTCAGCAAGTTAGTTCAGCTTCTGATATCAAGTATATTAACTCAGGATGGAACTTAAATAACTTCCCTAGACTTCCTGGTTCTGTTCTCTCATTTGAAAGCAGTGATATATCTGGTGTTCTAGTTCCTTGGCTGTATATAGGGATGTGTTTTTCGTCGTTTTGTTGG CATGTTGAGGATCACCACTTGTATTCATTAAATTACATGCATTGGGGGGCTCCAAAGCTGTGGTATGGTGTTCCAGGGTTGGATGCCCTAAAATTGGAGGCAGCCATGAAGAAACATCTGCCTGACCTCTTTGATGAGCAGCCTGACTTGCTTCATAAGCTG GTGACTCAGCTTTCCCCCTCAATCCTAAGATCCGAGGGAGTGCCTGTTTATCGGTGTGTCCAAAATGCTGGGGAATTTGTTCTGACATTCCCTAGAGCATATCATGCTGGATTTAATTCTGGCTTTAATTGTGCTGAAGCAGTTAATGTTGCTCCTGTTGATTGGTTGCCTCATGGACATAATGCTATTGAGCTCTATCGTGAGCAAGGCCGAAAAACGTCCATTTCACATGATAAACTTTTGCTTGGTGCTGCTAGAGAAGCCGTGAAAGCAAACTGGgaatataatttattgagaAAGTTTACTGCAAATAATTTACGATGGAAGGATGTTTGTGGAAAGGATGGGGTTTTATCAAAAACGCTGAAG GCTCGTGTTGAGACAGAGAGGGTCCGGAGAGAATTCCTTTGCAAATCCTCAACGGCGCTGAAGATGGAGAGTACTTTTGATGCTACTAGTGAGAGGGAATGCAGCGTATGCCTGTTTGATTTGCATCTATCTGCTGCGGGTTGCCACCACTGCTCACCCAATAAATATGCATGCTTGAATCATGCAAAACAGTTATGTTCGTGTTCATGGGGTGCCAAATTTTTCCTTTTCCGTTATGACATCAACGAATTGAATATCTTAGTTGAAGCTCTAGAAGGAAAACTGAGTGCAGTATATCGGTGGGCAAGACTTGATCTTGGACTTTCTCTAAGTTCTTATGTCTCCAGAGAGAATAAGCAAGTACCTGGGGTCAATGGTAAATTATCACATGCCTCTCAAGGATTGGCAGTGAAAGAGATGAGTTCCCAAGTCACCGTCATATCTTCAAAAGAGCAGAAAGGGAAAGCAGATGGAGCTGTTCCGAATCCTACAAAGTACATTGGCAACCCAAAAACTCCTCCGAATTCAAAGCCACCTGTGGTGGTATTGGCTCTGCAAAATATGAAGGCGACAAACTCATCTTCTCAGAAAACTGAGGTATCCACTCTTTCTCTGGATTGCAAGAAAGAGAACTCTTTGCAGTTAGCTTTCAGATACAAGGCCTCGTCAAACCAGCTTCCATCTACAAAGGAAAACTTAGCTTCGGAGAAACATGAAGGCAATCAATTGTCATGTCCTGGCAGTAACGAAGTTGTGCTGCTCAGTGATGATGAGGGAGGTGAACCAAGCAAAGAACCTTCTGTTGAAAAGGAGGCATCCGACAAGCATACAGTAGGAATTCAGAAGCCAGTTTGCCCTGAAAATGTGACTAGTTCTGGTCATTGTGTTGACAAACCAGCCTCAACAACCACCACCCCCGCCACTGTCCCTTCTGCAATGCTTGAAAGAATGAAGAATGGTTCTAGTTTAGAGGGCGTAAAAGTTGAAGACCACACAGAACGTGAAACGTGTCGTGGTACCAGTCCGCATAGCAGCCCTTGCTTTAAAATCTCCATGCCAGATACAGATTCTAGTAAAGATGTCCCAGAAAAGGGGACTCCCAAATGCAGTGATGCCAATGTAGATGGTGACCACAAACCACAACAAATTGATGAAGAAAAATCATGTAATGGAGATAGTAAAAAGAATATGGAGTTAAATGTTGATCCAGGACCAGTTGACAGCAGGTTAACTGTGTCCTGTAATCAGTCTGGCTCCCCAAACATCTTAGATAGATATTACCGCCAGAAGGGGCCTCGTATTGCAAAGGTAGTTAGAAGAATTAATTGCAATGTCGAACCCTTGGACTTTGGGGCTGTGTGCGCTGGAAAGTTGTGGAGCGACAGTCGGGCTATTTACCCAAAGG GATTTAGGAGTCGAGTCAAGTACATAGATGTCACAGATCCATCTAACATGTGCTACTATGTCTCTCAAATTCTGGATGCTGGACAAAGTGGACCTTTATTTATG GTTTCTGTGGAGCATTGTCCTAGTGAAGTATATTTTCACGTCTCGGCTGCCAGATGCTGGGAGTTGGTCCGGGATAGAGTAAATCAGGAGATTGCAAAACAACATAAGTTGGGAAGACCAAACCTTCCCCCTTTGCAGCCTCCAGGGAGTCTCGACGGAATGGAAATGTTTGGCTTTTCTTCTCCAGCAATTGTGCAG GCAATTCAGGCTCTGGACCACAATCGCGTGTGCTCAGATTACTGGAGATCGCGGCCGCTAATGCAGATCCCTCAGCAATCTCAATATGTAAGAAGTAGCAGTATGAAGAGTGAGGATGATGAAGGCAAGAAAAGACATGCTGGTGTTGAGAAAATACTCGACGGCCTACTAAAGAAGGCGAGCTCGGAGGAACTTCAAACCTTGTACAGTATTACACATAACAAGAATCCCACTGATGAGGAGCAAAGCTTATTGATCCGGCTTCTCAACGATGCGATTCACAAGCACCCGTCATAG